The window TGCTCGATCTCATTCTGCCGGGAGACTGTGACGGGCTCCAGCTCGCCAGGGAAATCCGTTCAGGTTCTGACGTTCCCATCATCATGCTGTCCGGCCGCGACGACGTCATGGATCGCGTCGTCGGACTCGAGCTTGGTGCGGACGACTACATTGGCAAGCCTTTTCATCTGAGGGAGGTGCTGGCTCGGATAAAGACCGTGCTAAGGCGCAGAAGCCCGGCAGGCGACCCGGTCAGGGTTGATGGTGACGTTTTACGCTTCGAGGGGTGGAAGCTCGGTGTGGAACAACGGGCGGTGACCAACCCTGCCGGAGACGAAGTGGCGCTGTCGACGGGTGAGTTCGACATGCTGCACGTGTTCGCCATCCATGCCGGCCGGGTCCTTACGCGAGACATGCTGATGGATCTGACGCGTAAGCGAGGCCGCGACGGTTTCGACCGCACGATCGACGCGCTGATCGTCAGGCTCCGTCGCAAGATCGAGACGGACCCGACAAACCCCCGCCTGATAAAGTCCGTTCGCGGCGTCGGATATCTCTTTACAGCAAGGCTGGAGACGGCTTCTGGTCAACCCTGACCATCAGGCCATGATCCCACCGACGAAACCGGTCTTCGCTTTCCATCTCTGTGAAATCGCTTGGGCACCGCGCCCAGAACCGCATGAAGTTGCATCCCGCCGATCGCCTCCTCAACGAGGTGAACAGGACGTCCGCGATGGTCACGTCGTCAATGACGCTCGCCGCCACGAAGATCGGAACGTCCATCAATCGCCCGGCGATCGGATGCGGACCAATCCGGTAGGCGGCCAGCCCGCGCACATACCCTGCAGGATCTTTCAACGAGACGAGCGTCCATCGATCGGCGCTCGCCACCACTTGCGCCCAGTCGTGGGCAGAGAAGCACGGAGCCGCCACCTGGACCAGGCTGTAGGCGTGCAGCGCATCGTCCAGGTGGAGCGGGTGGACGCAATATCCCGACGTCATGGTGGCTTCCTCCTCGATCGAGAGGAGATCTTCGCATGCTCCGGCAGTTGGGGCCTTGTCCCAGGTCAATCCTCAGTGTGGGGAAACTTGAATGACAAAAGCGGGGTGATTTGACGGTGATCAAAGACCGAAAATGAGATGGGCTGTTCTATATGCGCGTCGCCGCCTGTGAAGGACGGCATTCTTGAGAGAAGGAGAATGACAATGGCAGACTCTCCAACGAAACTTTCTGTTAAGACCGAAGCGAGACCGGCGGCGCCCGCCGACCGCTGGTGGCCCCTCGAAAGCCTCCGGTCCGAGATCGACCGCGTGTTCAGCGACTTCGGGAGCCCGTCGATTTTCGACCGGGCCTTCAGCAGGATGCCCACCGCGTTCTCGCGCGGCATGCTCGCCGTCGATCTCGTTGAATCCGACAAAGCCTTCGAGCTGTCGGCCGAGCTTCCAGGTGTCGACGCCAAGGATCTTGATATCACGCTCGCCGACGGTGTGCTCACCATCAAGGGTGAGAAGAACGAGGCCAAGGAAGAGAAGGAAAAGGACTATTACCTTTCCGAACGGCGCTACGGATCGTTTCACCGAAGCCTGGAATTGCCGCGCGGCGTGGATAGCGAGAAGATCGAGGCGAAGTTCTCCAACGGCGTTCTCAAGGTCACGCTGCCGAAGACGCCAGAGCGGCAGAAGAACGACAAGAAGATCACGGTCACGGCGGCCTGACGGTCACCCCCTCCGCTACGCCGAGGGGGTGGCGTACGGTGGCGCGGAGAGAGGGAGGGGCGGACCCCTCCCTCTTTTTCAGTTGATGCGG of the Rhizobium leguminosarum genome contains:
- a CDS encoding Hsp20/alpha crystallin family protein; the protein is MADSPTKLSVKTEARPAAPADRWWPLESLRSEIDRVFSDFGSPSIFDRAFSRMPTAFSRGMLAVDLVESDKAFELSAELPGVDAKDLDITLADGVLTIKGEKNEAKEEKEKDYYLSERRYGSFHRSLELPRGVDSEKIEAKFSNGVLKVTLPKTPERQKNDKKITVTAA
- a CDS encoding response regulator is translated as MTSGTARRTRILVVDDDVRIQRMLAQYLGEEGFDVDVAGGTSHMRARMAGAKFDAVLLDLILPGDCDGLQLAREIRSGSDVPIIMLSGRDDVMDRVVGLELGADDYIGKPFHLREVLARIKTVLRRRSPAGDPVRVDGDVLRFEGWKLGVEQRAVTNPAGDEVALSTGEFDMLHVFAIHAGRVLTRDMLMDLTRKRGRDGFDRTIDALIVRLRRKIETDPTNPRLIKSVRGVGYLFTARLETASGQP